Proteins encoded together in one Mycobacterium simiae window:
- a CDS encoding DUF899 domain-containing protein, whose amino-acid sequence MSRSPAALPPIVDHHTWRTQLDKLRTREKAATRELDAIAAQRRRLPMVELPDYTLVGPDGPIRLVEVFGGRSQLITYHHMWSDGAEWQCAGCTGFTSQFTRLEFLENYDARFVIVTNGPIEDALAYRRKVGNRMQWYSSAQSPFGTDMDAPPGGGFAVNVFLRDGDTVYRTWHTNGRGTEQLSHSFGLIDVLPWGRQEQWLDSPEGWPSRPTYSGWLDSPAIARAYGVAEG is encoded by the coding sequence ATGTCACGGAGTCCTGCGGCCCTGCCGCCGATCGTCGATCACCACACCTGGCGCACCCAACTCGACAAGTTGCGCACGCGAGAGAAGGCGGCGACGCGCGAACTCGATGCGATCGCCGCGCAGCGGCGCCGCCTGCCGATGGTCGAGTTGCCCGATTACACGCTCGTCGGGCCCGACGGACCCATCCGCCTGGTGGAGGTGTTCGGCGGGCGATCCCAGCTCATCACCTACCACCACATGTGGTCGGACGGCGCCGAGTGGCAGTGCGCCGGGTGCACCGGCTTCACGTCGCAGTTCACCCGGCTGGAGTTCCTCGAGAACTACGACGCCCGCTTCGTCATCGTGACCAACGGGCCGATTGAGGACGCGCTCGCCTACCGGCGCAAGGTGGGCAATCGGATGCAGTGGTATTCGTCGGCGCAGAGCCCGTTCGGGACGGACATGGACGCACCTCCGGGCGGCGGCTTTGCGGTCAACGTGTTCCTGCGCGACGGTGACACGGTGTATCGGACCTGGCACACCAACGGGCGGGGCACCGAGCAACTCAGTCACTCATTCGGGCTCATCGACGTGTTGCCGTGGGGTCGACAAGAGCAGTGGTTGGACTCGCCGGAGGGCTGGCCGTCGCGGCCCACCTACTCGGGGTGGCTGGATTCCCCCGCCATCGCCCGCGCCTACGGAGTCGCGGAGGGCTGA
- a CDS encoding rhomboid-like protein, producing the protein MAESSAQAKLSSTALVIWRFIRTAPLTYGWLSVLLITTIIQDGLTGRQRHWLLLRHSTDIYHLSTDPISVLVSSLLWIDGKNLLPYLVFFTLILAPAEHWLGRVRWLAVGLTAHVLATYLSEGILYLAIEENQAPERLVHARDIGVSYFLAGVAAVLAYHIATPWRWGYLGALLIVFGSPLLTMNFTVLNFTAIGHFTAILVGLCFYPAIRRRTGRPLSPALLGAVLRRHS; encoded by the coding sequence ATGGCTGAATCATCGGCACAGGCGAAACTATCTTCAACAGCCCTGGTGATATGGCGATTCATCAGGACGGCGCCGCTCACCTACGGCTGGCTGTCCGTGCTGCTCATCACGACGATCATCCAGGACGGACTCACGGGACGGCAGCGGCATTGGCTACTTCTGCGGCACTCCACCGACATCTACCACTTGAGTACGGACCCGATCAGCGTCCTGGTATCGAGCCTGTTGTGGATCGACGGCAAGAACCTGTTGCCCTACCTTGTGTTCTTTACGTTGATCCTCGCACCCGCAGAACACTGGCTTGGCCGGGTGCGTTGGCTGGCAGTTGGATTGACCGCCCATGTGCTGGCGACCTACCTCAGCGAAGGCATCCTCTACCTGGCGATCGAGGAGAATCAGGCGCCGGAGCGTCTGGTGCATGCGCGTGACATCGGCGTCAGTTACTTCCTTGCCGGGGTGGCGGCGGTGCTGGCGTACCACATCGCTACGCCGTGGCGTTGGGGCTATCTTGGTGCGCTGCTGATCGTCTTCGGATCCCCGCTGTTGACGATGAACTTTACCGTTCTGAACTTTACGGCGATCGGTCACTTCACCGCGATCCTCGTCGGGCTCTGCTTCTACCCGGCGATCCGACGGCGCACCGGTCGCCCGTTGAGCCCGGCCCTGCTGGGGGCCGTGCTGCGACGACATAGCTGA
- a CDS encoding tetratricopeptide repeat protein: MTLPLGDVDSYYNLGAYHRAVDTPSAHAQIWFDRGMVWAYAFNHEEAVRCFDKALELDPDLAIARWGIAYSVGPNYNKAWDAFDPADLAASLTRARAELRLARRGRATALERGLIDALAARFPTADAGDTAALAAGQAAYADSMSTLASTYPHDVDVAALTADALVNVTAWALWDTDTGEPAPGSRVLEAKQLLETALATPAGQAHPGILHLYLHTMELSTHPEVALPAADLLRGLVPDAGHLEHMPTHIDVLCGDYRSAVVSNLAAVRADRKFLEREGALNFYSAYRAHDLHFVVYAAMFSGQSRVALAAADELAAQLTPAVLLIDSPPMADWLEAFVPLRVHVLIRFGRWADLIAAPLPADPDLYCTTATTVHYGRAVAYAALGQLSRADAERQAFAEAYARIPASRYLFNNTSRDILAVAAAMIDGEIAYRRGDFDTAFDHLARAVELDDALPYDEPWGWMQPTRHAYGALLLEQGRVSEAAEVYAADLGLDPAVRRSCQHPGNVWSLHGYHECLRRLGRTAEAAIIEQQLVLAQGRADVPITASCACRFGPML, encoded by the coding sequence GTGACGCTACCGCTGGGCGACGTCGACTCGTATTACAACCTTGGGGCTTACCATCGGGCCGTTGACACGCCTTCGGCGCACGCCCAAATATGGTTCGACCGAGGCATGGTGTGGGCGTACGCGTTCAATCATGAAGAGGCGGTGCGCTGCTTCGACAAGGCGCTCGAGCTGGATCCCGATCTGGCCATCGCACGCTGGGGCATCGCGTATTCGGTCGGGCCGAACTACAACAAGGCCTGGGATGCCTTTGATCCCGCCGACCTTGCCGCATCGCTGACCCGCGCTCGCGCGGAACTTCGGCTCGCCCGCCGAGGCCGCGCCACGGCCCTCGAACGGGGTCTGATCGACGCGCTTGCCGCCCGGTTTCCCACCGCGGACGCCGGGGACACCGCGGCGCTGGCGGCGGGTCAAGCCGCGTACGCCGACTCGATGTCAACGTTGGCCTCGACGTACCCGCACGACGTGGACGTCGCGGCCTTGACTGCGGATGCGCTGGTCAACGTGACTGCCTGGGCCCTTTGGGATACCGACACCGGCGAGCCGGCTCCCGGCTCTCGTGTCCTCGAGGCCAAGCAGCTCCTCGAGACCGCGCTAGCGACTCCCGCCGGGCAAGCTCACCCCGGCATCCTGCATCTCTATCTGCACACGATGGAGTTATCGACACATCCCGAGGTTGCGCTGCCCGCGGCCGATCTGCTGCGCGGGCTGGTGCCGGACGCCGGTCACCTCGAACACATGCCGACCCATATCGACGTACTGTGCGGCGATTACCGCAGTGCGGTGGTCTCGAACCTGGCGGCAGTGCGCGCGGATCGCAAGTTCCTGGAACGCGAAGGGGCACTGAACTTTTACTCCGCCTACCGAGCACACGACTTGCACTTCGTGGTCTACGCGGCAATGTTTTCCGGACAGTCTCGAGTCGCGCTCGCGGCCGCCGATGAGCTGGCCGCGCAACTCACGCCGGCAGTGCTGTTGATCGATTCGCCCCCGATGGCCGACTGGCTGGAAGCATTCGTGCCGCTGCGGGTGCATGTTCTCATCCGCTTCGGGCGGTGGGCTGATTTGATCGCCGCGCCGCTGCCCGCCGACCCGGATCTGTACTGCACCACGGCGACCACGGTGCACTATGGCCGCGCCGTTGCCTATGCGGCCTTGGGTCAACTGTCGCGCGCAGATGCCGAGCGGCAAGCCTTCGCCGAGGCTTATGCCCGCATCCCGGCCTCGCGGTATTTGTTCAACAACACCAGTCGTGACATCCTCGCGGTCGCCGCAGCGATGATCGACGGTGAAATCGCTTACCGCCGAGGAGATTTCGACACCGCATTCGACCATTTGGCCCGCGCGGTGGAACTCGACGACGCCCTGCCGTACGACGAGCCGTGGGGCTGGATGCAGCCGACCCGCCACGCCTACGGCGCGCTGCTGCTCGAGCAGGGGCGGGTGAGCGAAGCGGCCGAGGTCTATGCGGCCGATCTGGGTCTTGATCCAGCTGTCCGGCGAAGCTGTCAACATCCCGGCAACGTCTGGAGCCTGCACGGCTACCACGAGTGTCTGCGCCGCCTTGGCCGCACCGCTGAAGCCGCGATCATCGAGCAGCAACTGGTGCTGGCGCAAGGACGCGCCGACGTCCCCATCACCGCGTCCTGTGCCTGCAGATTCGGCCCCATGCTCTAA
- a CDS encoding glutamine synthetase III family protein yields MSGNAVRLQAINNVESYVPPAVSFVAGETPGEVFGSNVFTKAEMQRRLPKSVYKSVIATIEKGAKLDPAVADTVAVAMKDWALEKGATHYAHVFYPMTGLTAEKHDSFLEPISDGQTLAEFAGKTLIQGEPDASSFPSGGLRSTFEARGYTGWDVTSPAYVLENPNGNTLCIPTVFVSMTGEALDYKTPLLRSQQAMGIHAERILTLFGHKDLNKVVSFCGPEQEYFLVDRHFFLARPDLINAGRTVFGAKPPKGQEFDDHYFGAVPERVLGFMMDTERELFKLGIPAKTRHNEVAPGQFEVAPMFERANIASDHQQLLMTIFKTVAKKHGMECLFHEKPFAGVNGSGKHVNFSVGNAELGSLLVPGDTPHENAQFLVFCAAVIRAVHKFAGLLRVSVASATNDHRLGANEAPPAIISIFLGEQLADVFEQIAKGQATSSKGKGTMIIGVDTLPPLPTDAGDRNRTSPFAFTGNRFEFRAPGSGQTVAVPMIVLNTIMADSFDYMATALEQAVADGEDFDKAVQKLLTEVITEHGAVVFNGDGYSENWQIEAAERGLPNLKTTLDAIPELIKPEAVELFTKYDVFNERELHSRYEVRLEQYALTIGVEAKLALEIGTTVVLPAAIRYQTELAQNVATMKAAGIEPSTAALEAVSGPLNDLSAALTTLSAALSKHSAQSALDEATHAQKSLLPAMDAVRAAVDTLETVVADDLWPLPTYQEMLYIL; encoded by the coding sequence TTGAGCGGTAACGCAGTCCGCCTGCAGGCGATCAACAACGTCGAATCATACGTCCCCCCGGCCGTCAGTTTCGTGGCCGGAGAGACACCCGGCGAGGTCTTCGGCTCGAACGTCTTCACCAAAGCCGAAATGCAACGGCGGCTGCCGAAATCCGTGTACAAGTCCGTCATTGCCACGATTGAGAAGGGCGCCAAACTCGACCCCGCGGTCGCCGATACGGTCGCGGTCGCTATGAAGGACTGGGCGCTGGAGAAGGGCGCCACCCACTACGCCCACGTGTTCTACCCGATGACCGGTTTGACCGCCGAAAAGCACGACAGCTTTCTCGAGCCCATCTCCGACGGACAGACACTGGCCGAGTTCGCTGGCAAGACCCTGATACAGGGGGAGCCCGACGCGTCGAGCTTTCCGTCCGGCGGGTTGCGGAGCACCTTTGAGGCACGCGGATACACCGGCTGGGATGTCACTAGCCCGGCCTACGTTTTGGAAAACCCGAACGGCAACACGCTCTGCATCCCAACGGTTTTCGTGTCGATGACCGGGGAAGCGCTGGATTACAAGACCCCCTTGCTGCGCAGCCAGCAGGCCATGGGGATCCACGCCGAGCGAATCCTGACGCTGTTCGGCCACAAAGACCTCAACAAGGTGGTGTCGTTCTGTGGGCCGGAGCAGGAATACTTCCTGGTAGACCGGCACTTTTTTCTGGCTCGGCCGGACCTGATCAACGCCGGCCGCACGGTGTTCGGCGCCAAGCCGCCGAAAGGCCAGGAATTCGACGATCACTACTTCGGCGCGGTGCCTGAACGTGTCCTGGGCTTCATGATGGACACCGAGCGGGAGCTATTCAAACTCGGCATCCCGGCCAAGACCCGGCACAACGAGGTCGCACCCGGCCAGTTCGAGGTCGCGCCGATGTTCGAGCGGGCCAACATCGCCTCGGACCACCAGCAACTGCTGATGACAATCTTCAAAACGGTGGCCAAAAAGCACGGCATGGAATGCCTGTTCCACGAGAAGCCGTTTGCGGGCGTGAACGGATCGGGCAAGCACGTCAACTTCTCGGTAGGCAACGCGGAGCTGGGTTCGCTGCTGGTCCCGGGCGACACCCCGCATGAGAACGCACAATTCTTGGTGTTCTGCGCGGCCGTCATCCGGGCGGTACACAAGTTCGCCGGGCTGCTTCGAGTGTCGGTCGCGTCGGCGACCAACGACCACCGGCTGGGCGCCAACGAAGCGCCGCCCGCGATCATTTCGATCTTCCTCGGCGAACAACTCGCCGACGTGTTCGAGCAAATCGCGAAGGGGCAAGCCACCTCGTCAAAGGGCAAGGGCACCATGATCATCGGGGTAGACACGCTGCCCCCGCTTCCGACCGACGCGGGAGACCGCAACCGGACCAGCCCATTCGCCTTCACCGGTAACCGGTTCGAGTTCCGTGCACCGGGCTCGGGCCAGACGGTAGCGGTCCCGATGATCGTGCTCAACACGATCATGGCCGACTCCTTCGACTACATGGCCACGGCTCTCGAGCAAGCCGTCGCCGATGGCGAAGACTTCGACAAGGCGGTGCAGAAGCTGCTCACCGAGGTCATCACCGAACACGGCGCGGTGGTGTTCAACGGGGACGGATACTCGGAGAACTGGCAGATCGAGGCGGCCGAGCGCGGCCTGCCGAACCTGAAGACGACGCTGGACGCCATTCCGGAGCTGATCAAGCCGGAGGCGGTCGAGCTGTTCACCAAGTACGACGTGTTCAACGAACGTGAGCTGCACAGCCGCTATGAAGTCCGGTTGGAGCAGTATGCGCTGACCATCGGGGTTGAGGCGAAGTTGGCGTTGGAAATCGGGACGACGGTCGTCCTGCCCGCCGCGATCCGCTATCAAACCGAGCTCGCACAGAATGTTGCCACCATGAAAGCGGCGGGTATCGAGCCCAGTACAGCTGCCCTGGAAGCCGTTTCGGGGCCGCTGAACGATCTCTCCGCGGCGCTAACGACCTTGTCGGCGGCCCTGTCCAAGCACTCGGCGCAGTCAGCACTGGATGAGGCCACCCATGCCCAGAAGTCCCTGCTGCCAGCGATGGACGCCGTCCGCGCGGCCGTGGACACGCTCGAAACCGTTGTCGCCGACGATTTGTGGCCGCTACCGACCTACCAGGAGATGCTTTACATTCTCTGA
- a CDS encoding serine/threonine protein kinase PknE gives MGDTAGSREGSQFGPYLLRRLVGRGGMGDVYEAEDTVRERIVALKLMSQTLSSDPVFRIRMQREARTAGRLQEPHVVPIHDYGEIDGQLYVDMRLIDGLDAATILSRYGPLSPPRAVAIVRQIGSALDAAHAAGVTHRDVKPENILISKDDFAYLVDFGIASATSDEKLTQFGTTVGTFKYMAPERFSDGDVTYRADIYALACVLYECLTGAPPYKGDQVSVMSAHLHQPIPRPSVTRPGIPAAFDRVIARGMAKDPLDRYPTCGDLSAAAYAALATPDQDRATDILQRSQAEVPAAYAGQSPANFASAPPAMAGQSPGPGWPASLTGSPAPPSGAMPQPTGWPGTHGWGTGDAASTVTPPWGQPAPRRVRNAWLFVGLAAFVVVALVSAVLLVAQPWRSSGRSESTTSPPAADGVELRVLDDGVLVGSSTAPVTVDIFNEPICPPCGSFIRSNAGDIETAINNKKLAVRYHLLNFLDDKSHSKNYSTRAVAATYCVAAQNDPKLYLAFYSGLFASNFQPQEGAAEDRTDGELAQLAKTTGGDATVINCIKAGEDVATARAKAEAGDASLAGLNATGTPFVWDGSKSVNYQDATWLTKLLG, from the coding sequence ATGGGTGACACCGCGGGTTCGCGGGAGGGCTCGCAGTTCGGGCCCTACCTTTTGCGGCGGCTGGTAGGCCGCGGCGGGATGGGCGACGTCTACGAAGCCGAGGACACCGTACGCGAGCGCATCGTCGCGTTGAAGCTGATGTCGCAGACGCTGTCCAGCGACCCGGTTTTTCGCATCCGCATGCAGCGGGAGGCGCGCACCGCGGGACGGCTGCAGGAGCCCCACGTCGTGCCGATTCACGACTACGGCGAGATCGATGGCCAACTCTACGTCGATATGCGGCTGATCGACGGCCTGGATGCGGCCACCATCTTGAGTCGCTATGGGCCCCTGTCGCCGCCACGAGCGGTAGCCATCGTGCGCCAGATCGGTTCCGCGCTGGACGCCGCGCACGCCGCCGGCGTGACGCATCGCGACGTCAAACCGGAGAACATCCTGATCAGCAAGGACGACTTCGCGTATCTGGTCGACTTTGGCATCGCCAGCGCCACCTCCGACGAGAAGCTGACGCAGTTCGGCACCACGGTGGGAACCTTCAAATACATGGCTCCCGAACGGTTCAGCGACGGCGACGTGACTTACCGGGCCGACATCTATGCGCTGGCCTGCGTGTTGTACGAATGCCTGACCGGAGCGCCGCCGTATAAGGGCGACCAGGTGAGCGTGATGAGCGCACATCTGCACCAGCCGATTCCACGGCCCAGCGTCACGCGTCCCGGCATCCCGGCCGCGTTCGACCGGGTGATCGCGCGCGGCATGGCCAAGGATCCGTTGGATCGCTATCCGACCTGCGGCGATCTCTCGGCAGCGGCGTACGCCGCACTGGCCACGCCTGACCAGGACCGGGCCACCGACATCCTGCAGCGCAGCCAGGCCGAGGTTCCGGCGGCCTACGCCGGCCAGTCCCCCGCCAATTTCGCGTCCGCACCGCCCGCCATGGCTGGTCAGTCGCCGGGCCCGGGCTGGCCCGCATCGCTTACCGGGTCACCGGCACCGCCGAGCGGAGCCATGCCGCAGCCGACGGGATGGCCCGGCACCCATGGCTGGGGCACCGGCGACGCGGCAAGCACGGTGACGCCCCCGTGGGGCCAGCCGGCACCCCGTCGGGTCCGCAATGCCTGGTTGTTCGTCGGCTTGGCAGCATTCGTGGTCGTAGCACTGGTCAGCGCGGTTCTCCTCGTCGCCCAACCGTGGCGCTCGTCGGGGCGATCCGAGTCGACGACGTCACCACCGGCCGCGGACGGGGTCGAGCTGCGCGTCCTCGACGACGGTGTGCTGGTGGGTAGCTCGACCGCCCCCGTCACGGTCGATATTTTCAACGAACCCATCTGTCCCCCGTGTGGCAGCTTTATCCGCTCCAACGCGGGTGACATCGAAACCGCAATCAACAACAAGAAGCTCGCGGTGCGGTATCACCTGCTGAACTTCCTCGATGACAAGTCGCACAGCAAAAACTATTCGACCCGCGCCGTCGCCGCGACCTACTGCGTTGCGGCGCAGAACGACCCGAAGCTCTATCTCGCCTTCTACTCCGGCCTGTTTGCCAGTAACTTCCAGCCGCAGGAGGGCGCGGCCGAGGACCGAACCGATGGTGAGCTGGCCCAACTGGCCAAGACCACCGGCGGCGACGCCACCGTGATCAACTGCATCAAAGCGGGCGAAGACGTCGCCACGGCCAGGGCGAAAGCCGAGGCCGGCGACGCGTCGCTGGCGGGGCTGAATGCAACCGGCACGCCTTTCGTCTGGGACGGCAGCAAATCGGTGAACTATCAGGACGCGACCTGGCTGACCAAGCTCCTCGGCTAA
- a CDS encoding flavin reductase family protein, which translates to MFVVTTQANGITAGCLVGFACQASIHPPRFLVGLSTQNHTYRVAAEATHLAVHVFDIEHIDVAELFGSYTGDQTDKFARCRWHVGPAQLPILDDAAAWFVGKILHRFALGDHVGHLLQPLDGDPPAELEQWVSFSDVRMLEPGHEA; encoded by the coding sequence ATGTTCGTCGTCACCACGCAGGCCAACGGCATTACGGCCGGGTGTCTGGTGGGTTTCGCCTGTCAGGCGAGCATCCATCCACCGCGCTTCCTGGTCGGCCTGTCGACGCAGAATCACACCTACCGGGTGGCCGCCGAAGCCACTCACCTGGCCGTGCACGTGTTCGACATCGAGCACATCGACGTCGCCGAACTCTTCGGCAGTTATACCGGTGACCAGACCGACAAGTTCGCCCGATGCCGCTGGCACGTCGGTCCCGCCCAGTTGCCCATCCTCGACGATGCCGCGGCCTGGTTCGTCGGCAAGATCTTGCACCGCTTCGCCCTTGGCGATCACGTCGGCCACCTGCTGCAACCCCTGGACGGCGACCCACCGGCCGAGCTGGAGCAATGGGTGTCCTTCAGCGACGTCCGCATGCTCGAACCAGGCCACGAGGCTTGA
- a CDS encoding epoxyqueuosine reductase, translating to MGDKLPGRLAQHPTVRTVRGRQPRRPGILDADWLREICLDAGADDVAFARVDDPELASEVEHVEAALPRTKSYISLVVKMNRDNIRSTARSVANQEFHRSGELLNETAHRVVRRLQDAGYRALNPSATFPMEMDNYPGRIWVVAHKPVAVAAGLGVMGIHRNVIHPKFGNFILLGTILVDAPISRYGQPLDYSPCLECKLCVAACPVGAIGKDGSFDWLACSTHNYREFMGGFTDWVQTVADSTDAAEFRSRVTDSENASMWQSLSFKPNYKAAYCLAVCPAGEDVIEPYLDNRKSFLDLVLKPLQDKKETLYVLPNSKAKEYAERRYPHKPVRVVDGGRPQPSATP from the coding sequence ATGGGCGACAAACTTCCCGGCCGATTAGCGCAGCATCCAACGGTGCGTACGGTGCGCGGACGGCAACCGCGCCGGCCCGGCATTCTCGACGCCGACTGGCTGCGCGAGATCTGCCTGGACGCGGGCGCCGACGACGTGGCGTTCGCCCGGGTGGACGACCCCGAACTCGCCTCGGAGGTCGAGCATGTCGAGGCGGCGTTGCCCCGAACCAAGAGCTACATCTCGCTGGTGGTCAAGATGAACCGCGACAACATCCGATCTACCGCCCGCAGCGTCGCCAACCAGGAGTTCCACCGCAGCGGTGAGCTGCTCAATGAGACGGCCCACCGCGTCGTTCGCCGATTGCAGGACGCCGGTTACCGAGCCCTGAACCCGTCTGCCACCTTCCCGATGGAGATGGACAACTACCCGGGCCGTATCTGGGTGGTCGCGCACAAGCCGGTGGCCGTGGCGGCCGGCCTCGGCGTAATGGGAATCCACCGCAACGTCATTCACCCTAAGTTCGGCAATTTCATCCTGCTCGGCACCATCCTGGTCGACGCCCCGATCAGCCGCTACGGCCAGCCATTGGATTACAGCCCGTGTCTGGAGTGCAAGCTGTGCGTCGCGGCGTGCCCGGTCGGGGCGATCGGCAAGGACGGCAGCTTCGACTGGCTGGCCTGTTCGACACACAACTACCGGGAGTTCATGGGCGGCTTTACCGACTGGGTGCAGACCGTGGCCGACAGTACCGACGCAGCCGAGTTCCGTTCGCGGGTAACCGATTCCGAGAATGCATCGATGTGGCAGAGCCTGTCGTTCAAGCCGAACTACAAGGCCGCCTACTGTCTGGCCGTCTGCCCCGCCGGCGAGGATGTCATCGAGCCCTATTTGGACAACCGGAAAAGCTTCTTGGACTTGGTGCTCAAACCGTTGCAGGACAAGAAGGAAACGCTCTACGTGTTGCCGAACTCCAAAGCCAAGGAGTACGCCGAGCGTCGCTATCCGCACAAGCCGGTCAGGGTAGTCGACGGTGGACGGCCTCAGCCCTCCGCGACTCCGTAG
- a CDS encoding class I SAM-dependent methyltransferase: MTQEMIPRVDDAQVRYDLSDDFFRLFLDRTQIYSCAYFERDDMTLEEAQLAKIDLALASLDLQPGMTLLDVDCGWGTTMRRAIEKYDVNVVGLTSSSDQAAYVQQSFDEMDTQRSKWVMLQGWEEFAEPVDRIVSIGAFEHGRYDDLFEMAYAVLPDDGVMFLHTITEVPTPAPVEQRAEQAGFTLTLRETLQPHYAKTLDLWTEALEAHKDEAIARHSEEVYQRYLHFLTGRANAFRTGQIDVTQVTLEKD, encoded by the coding sequence ATGACTCAGGAGATGATTCCGAGGGTTGACGACGCGCAAGTTCGTTACGACCTGTCCGACGATTTCTTCCGGTTGTTCCTCGATCGGACTCAAATTTACAGTTGCGCATATTTCGAGCGCGACGACATGACGCTGGAAGAAGCCCAACTCGCCAAGATCGATTTGGCGCTGGCGTCGCTGGATCTACAGCCGGGCATGACGCTGCTCGACGTCGACTGCGGCTGGGGGACCACGATGCGGCGCGCGATCGAGAAATACGACGTCAACGTGGTGGGGCTGACATCGTCCAGCGACCAGGCCGCTTACGTACAGCAGTCATTCGACGAGATGGACACCCAGCGCAGCAAGTGGGTGATGCTGCAGGGCTGGGAAGAGTTCGCCGAGCCCGTCGACCGAATCGTCTCGATCGGGGCGTTCGAGCACGGGCGTTACGACGACCTCTTCGAAATGGCCTACGCCGTGCTACCCGACGACGGCGTCATGTTTCTGCACACCATCACCGAAGTGCCGACCCCGGCTCCGGTCGAACAGCGCGCGGAGCAAGCGGGCTTCACGCTGACCCTGCGCGAGACGCTGCAGCCGCATTACGCCAAGACGCTCGACCTGTGGACTGAGGCGTTGGAGGCGCACAAGGACGAGGCCATCGCCAGGCATTCCGAAGAGGTCTACCAGCGATACCTGCACTTCCTGACCGGTCGGGCCAACGCGTTCCGCACCGGCCAGATTGATGTCACCCAGGTGACCCTGGAAAAGGACTGA
- a CDS encoding cysteine peptidase family C39 domain-containing protein has product MKRTPTAIVAVVVRGVAVTLAAAASASLILATVVHAAPGPPVPDADHEAGMYGDPAAAAPFWRQQHASDCGEMAVADVVGEITGHQPTEQQITLLAGKLPNVTGSGPIWHPPGNTDIRDLPLLLWHYWIRADNIQTEIAAVQRDLAQRRKVIALVNAETIWNRPGNRNIGNHFVVVTGVDTRAGVVHLNDSGISAGRDEQVPQAVFERAWAPNYRSAVVTR; this is encoded by the coding sequence ATGAAGCGCACCCCGACTGCCATCGTTGCGGTGGTGGTGCGCGGCGTCGCCGTCACTCTCGCGGCCGCCGCGTCCGCCTCGCTTATCCTGGCCACCGTGGTCCACGCGGCCCCCGGCCCGCCGGTCCCGGACGCCGACCACGAGGCGGGCATGTACGGGGACCCCGCGGCCGCCGCGCCCTTCTGGCGCCAACAACATGCGTCGGACTGCGGAGAGATGGCCGTGGCCGATGTCGTCGGCGAAATCACCGGGCACCAGCCGACTGAGCAGCAGATCACCCTTTTGGCCGGAAAACTGCCAAATGTAACGGGTTCCGGACCGATTTGGCACCCGCCGGGCAATACCGACATCAGGGACCTACCGCTGCTGCTGTGGCACTACTGGATCAGGGCCGACAACATCCAAACGGAAATCGCTGCGGTGCAAAGGGATCTGGCACAGCGACGCAAGGTAATCGCCCTGGTGAACGCCGAGACCATCTGGAATCGGCCGGGCAACCGCAACATCGGAAACCACTTTGTGGTTGTCACCGGCGTCGACACCAGGGCCGGGGTGGTGCATCTCAACGACAGCGGCATCTCGGCCGGCCGCGACGAGCAGGTTCCCCAAGCCGTGTTCGAGCGGGCCTGGGCACCGAACTACCGGTCCGCCGTGGTGACGAGGTGA
- a CDS encoding pyrimidine reductase family protein, whose product MTTSDRCRQQSDTTRLRSITSIDELASFYAEPPDGVRANMIYSADGAAAFGGRTGPLSSETDRELLRILRGFADVVLVGAATARTENYGPVQLNDAQHATRRRCGRFRPPPVAVISRTGELPPRLVSDPSQPPLLITSAETAARHDRTGDQRCGVLVAGERFVDVVTAVALLRHHGLSRVLCEGGPTLLDELVSADAVQEVCVTLAPKLAASQPLGHRQSPSPLALPATLRLEHALVHDDYLFLKYCR is encoded by the coding sequence ATGACCACGTCCGATCGCTGCCGCCAACAGTCCGACACCACGCGCCTGCGCAGCATCACCAGCATCGATGAGCTCGCGTCGTTCTATGCCGAGCCGCCGGACGGCGTGCGCGCCAACATGATCTACAGTGCCGACGGTGCCGCTGCCTTCGGCGGTCGCACCGGGCCGCTGTCATCTGAGACCGATCGCGAGTTACTGCGCATCCTGCGCGGCTTCGCCGATGTGGTTCTAGTGGGCGCTGCGACCGCACGTACGGAGAATTACGGGCCGGTGCAGCTCAACGACGCCCAACACGCCACACGGCGGCGCTGCGGAAGGTTCAGGCCACCGCCGGTCGCGGTAATAAGCCGGACCGGTGAACTCCCTCCCAGACTTGTCAGCGACCCGAGCCAACCGCCACTGCTGATCACCAGCGCCGAGACCGCAGCTCGCCACGACCGCACCGGCGACCAACGCTGCGGCGTACTGGTGGCCGGTGAGCGTTTCGTCGATGTCGTCACGGCCGTCGCGCTGCTACGCCACCATGGGCTGTCGCGCGTGCTCTGTGAGGGCGGGCCGACGTTGCTCGACGAATTGGTCAGCGCCGACGCGGTCCAGGAAGTCTGCGTGACGCTGGCGCCCAAGCTCGCCGCCAGTCAGCCGCTCGGTCACCGGCAGTCGCCGTCGCCGTTGGCTTTACCTGCGACGCTGCGACTCGAACACGCGTTGGTCCACGACGACTACCTGTTTCTGAAGTACTGCCGCTGA